From one Drosophila subpulchrella strain 33 F10 #4 breed RU33 chromosome 3L, RU_Dsub_v1.1 Primary Assembly, whole genome shotgun sequence genomic stretch:
- the LOC119553116 gene encoding speract receptor isoform X3 yields the protein MFAHPCPAPAGNYQTELLHPLLLLLLVLSPFRPTYGEVFTLGYLTASQRRPGNLDYNRPGLTISGAISLAVEEVNAGRLRERGHSLQFVVAETYGEEVVSIRQTAALWTQQVAAYIGPQETCVHEGRMAAAFNLPMISYYCTHRDPSNKADFPTFARTRPPDTQISKSVVALLLAFNWTQVSFLYLDDASGQYQPVAETILSTLGEAGVSIRDVRTWNTIYHHGFMDNPFEALVEQTFANTRIYLILGHYYEHVGLMMSLQKRGLLSRGDYFVIGIDIEQYDPAKPEKYLRGLLLEDVEPLAVQAFQSYLAIVPTASVSFATFANEVNKYMERPPFNFPNPLGPFGGVKQISAEAAYLYDAVHLYAKAVLEVLDSGGRPRNGSAIVAAIKGSRYRSAMGYHVYIDENGDAAGNYTVLARGTVRNGRNQTVLGLRPVGTFIHRNSSFSSISQALPHQDLKLFSPIEWVGGSRPAAAPRCGFGGEKCVNYTGEISAAIAGGTLLLLSLVSLVLYRNWRYEQELDSLLWKIDFREVQIHENEREQQSQKQTRSTHPLIRTSQVSLSSNPDADFRYTTIFTPIGLYKGQLYAIKKVRKKSVDITREMKKELKLLRDARHDNICAFIGACTDPPNICIISEYCTRGSLKDILENEDVKLDNMFIASMVADIIRGVIYLHDSPIRFHGALCTSNCLVDSRWVVKLTDFGLFAFKQGIEDSSTDMQHMSAKCLKLLYRAPELLRQGPSSLVMGTQRGDAYSFGILLYEMHVRRGPFGETGLTPMQCLQKVLQPQDQLNPYRPSLQPLETAFDCVSECLRECWAERPEDRPDFKTIRTKLRPLRKGMRPNIFDNMMAMMEKYANNLEALVDDRTDQLQEEKKKTDALLHEMLPRCVADQLKKGHKVDPEHYEQVSIYFSDIVGFTAMSAECTPLQVVDFLNDLYTCFDSIIGHYDVYKVETIGDAYMVVSGLPLRNGDLHAAEIATMSLHLLSAVAEFKIRHRPTNRLLLRIGIHSGPVCAGVVGLKMPRYCLFGDTVNTASRMESSGVPLKIHCSWQCRQLLERLGGYHFQDRGVIAMKGKGDQRTYWLLGEDEEARTRRTYERSQRRGSRALNKFIQGTIKQAQEQANDYGIRSSLKQKTLPRNSLTRSSSLESPKKLRFAAGSLLEHHRYHSDEALLEVDSYTGLRRSSGGSTQSRYEETTLSLTISCQSIEIVGGQQHSKRRPSSYPTANTPLLMNHVEV from the exons ATGTTTGCACACCCCTGTCCTGCGCCAGCTGGAAACTACCAAACAGAACTGCTGCATCCACtgctcctccttctcctcGTCCTCAGCCCTTTCCGGCCCACTTATGGAGAGGTCTTCACGCTGGGCTACCTCACGGCCTCGCAACGGCGACCGGGTAACCTGGACTACAATCGACCCGGCCTCACCATCTCCGGCGCCATCTCGCTGGCGGTGGAGGAGGTGAATGCCGGCCGCCTTCGGGAACGGGGTCACTCCCTACAGTTTGTGGTGGCGGAGACTTACGGCGAGGAGGTGGTCAGCATCCGGCAGACGGCGGCCCTGTGGACTCAGCAGGTGGCCGCCTACATTGGCCCCCAGGAAACTTGCGTCCACGAAGGACGCATGGCAGCCGCTTTTAATCTGCCCATGATATCTTAT TATTGCACCCACCGTGATCCCTCGAACAAGGCTGATTTCCCCacctttgcgaggacacgacCGCCGGACACCCAGATCTCCAAGTCCGTGGTGGCCCTTTTGCTGGCCTTCAACTGGACGCAAGTGAGCTTTCTGTACTTGGACGATGCCAGTGGTCAATATCAACCCGTGGCCGAGACCATCCTTAGTACTCTTGGGGAAGCTGGCGTTAGTATACGGGACGTTCGCACCTGGAACACCATCTACCATCACGGATTTATGGACAATCCTTTCGAGGCGCTGGTGGAACAGACCTTTGCCAACACGAGGA TCTATCTCATTCTGGGCCACTATTATGAGCACGTTGGCCTGATGATGAGTCTCCAGAAGAGGGGTCTTCTATCTCGGGGTGATTATTTCGTCATAGGCATTGACATCGAGCAGTACGATCCCGCCAAACCAGAAAAGTATCTGCGAGGACTCCTGCTGGAGGATGTGGAGCCCTTGGCCGTGCAGGCCTTTCAGTCCTATCTGGCCATTGTGCCCACCGCCTCCGTCTCCTTTGCCACTTTTGCCAATGAG GTCAACAAATATATGGAGCGACCGCCATTCAATTTCCCCAATCCGCTGGGTCCCTTTGGTGGCGTAAAGCAG ATAAGCGCCGAGGCTGCCTATCTCTATGATGCCGTGCATCTGTATGCCAAGGCTGTGCTGGAAGTCCTGGACTCGGGCGGAAGGCCCAGGAATGGAAGCGCCATTGTGGCGGCCATCAAGGGCTCCCGATATCGCAGCGCCATGGG CTATCACGTTTATATCGATGAGAATGGCGATGCGGCTGGAAATTATACAGTATTAGCCAGGGGAACAGTGCGGAATGGTCGCAATCAGACGGTTCTGGGCCTGCGACCCGTGGGCACCTTCATCCACCGGAACAGCAGCTTCAGCAGCATCAGCCAGGCACTGCCC CACCAG GATCTCAAACTGTTTAGCCCCATTGAATGGGTGGGTGGTTCGCGGCCAGCAGCTGCCCCTCGCTGCGGATTTGGTGGCGAGAAGTGCGTCA ATTACACTGGCGAAATTTCGGCGGCCATTGCAGGAGGTACTCTATTGCTGCTCAGCTTGGTGTCACTGGTCCTCTATCGCAACTGGCGCTACGAACAGGAACTGGACAGTCTGCTCTGGAAAATAGACTTTCGCGAGGTGCAGATCCATGAGAACGAGAGGGAGCAGCAAAGTCAGAAGCAGACGCGC TCCACCCATCCGCTGATCCGCACCAGCCAGGTGAGCCTGAGTTCCAATCCGGACGCCGACTTCCGCTACACGACCATCTTCACGCCCATTGGACTGTACAAAGGTCAGCTGTATGCCATCAAGAAGGTGCGAAAGAAGAGTGTCGACATCACGCGGGAGATGAAGAAGGAGCTTAAGCTG CTACGAGATGCCCGGCACGATAACATATGTGCCTTTATAGGCGCCTGCACGGATCCCCCAAATATCTGCATCATCAGCGAGTATTGCACCCGAGGCAGTCTTAAG GACATTCTGGAGAACGAGGACGTCAAGCTGGACAACATGTTCATTGCCTCCATGGTGGCGGACATTATACGC GGCGTCATCTATTTGCACGACTCGCCCATTCGATTCCACGGCGCCCTGTGCACTTCCAACTGCCTGGTGGACTCCCGATGGGTGGTCAAGCTGACGGACTTTGGCCTCTTTGCCTTCAAACAGGGCATCGAGGATAGCTCTACGGATATGCAGCACATGTCGGCCAAATGTCTGA AGCTTCTTTATCGGGCTCCGGAGCTGCTGAGACAGGGACCATCTTCCCTGGTGATGGGCACCCAGCGCGGGGATGCCTACTCCTTTGGCATCCTGCTGTATGAGATGCATGTGCGAAGGGGACCCTTTGGGGAGACGGGTCTAACACCTATGCAATGTCTCCAGAAGGTCCTTCAGCCCCAGGATCAACTTAATCCATACAGACCCTCTTTGCAACCCCTGGAAACAGCCTTCGACTGCGTCAGCGAGTGTCTAAGGGAATGCTGGGCAGAGAGGCCAGAGGATCGTCCGGATTTCAAAACCATCCGGACCAAGCTGAGACCACTGCGCAAAGGAATGAGACCCAACATCTTCGACAACATGATGGCCATGATGGAGAAGTATGCCAATAATCTGGAGGCCCTGGTCGATGATCGCACGGATCAGTTGCAGGAGGAGAAAAAGAAGACGGATGCCCTGCTCCACGAGATGCTGCCACGCTGTGTGGCTGATCAGTTAAAGAAGGGTCATAAGGTGGACCCGGAGCACTACGAACAGGTCAGCATCTACTTCAGCGACATTGTGGGCTTCACAGCCATGTCCGCCGAGTGCACACCATTGCAGGTGGTGGATTTCCTCAATGATCTGTACACCTGTTTCGACTCCATCATTGGTCACTACGATGTTTATAAGGTTGAGACTATAGGCGATGCATATATGGTGGTTTCGGGACTTCCGCTGCGAAATGGTGACCTGCACGCAGCTGAAATAGCCACCATGTCGTTGCACCTGCTAAGTGCCGTTGCCGAGTTCAAGATTCGCCATCGACCCACCAATCGGTTGCTCCTTCGGATTGGCATTCACTCAGGACCTGTTTGTGCCGGCGTGGTGGGCCTAAAGATGCCCCGCTACTGCCTCTTTGGGGATACTGTGAACACGGCATCCCGGATGGAGTCCAGTGGTGTCCCGTTGAAGATCCACTGCAGTTGGCAGTGCAGACAGCTGCTGGAGCGACTGGGAGGCTATCACTTCCAGGACCGAGGAGTCATCGCCATGAAGGGCAAGGGTGACCAGCGAACCTATTGGTTGCTGGGGGAGGATGAAGAGGCTCGCACTAGACGCACCTACGAGCGATCCCAGAGGAGGGGATCCAGGGCGCTCAACAAGTTCATCCAGGGAACCATCAAGCAGGCCCAGGAACAGGCCAATGACTATGGGATACGCTCTTCACTCAAGCAAAAGACTCTACCCCGAAACTCCTTGACCCGCTCCTCCAGCCTGGAGTCGCCTAAGAAGCTAAGATTTGCGGCTGGTAGTCTCCTAGAGCATCATCGCTATCACAG TGACGAAGCTCTACTAGAAGTAGACTCCTACACGGGATTGCGAAGATCATCGGGAGGATCCACTCAATCCAGATACGAAGAGACTACCCTTTCGCTGACCATCTCCTGCCAAAGTATTGAGATCGTGGGTGGCCAACAGCACAGTAAAAGGCGACCCTCCTCATATCCCACTGCCAATACACCGCTGCTCATGAACCATGTGGAGGTCTAA
- the LOC119553116 gene encoding speract receptor isoform X4, whose translation MFAHPCPAPAGNYQTELLHPLLLLLLVLSPFRPTYGEVFTLGYLTASQRRPGNLDYNRPGLTISGAISLAVEEVNAGRLRERGHSLQFVVAETYGEEVVSIRQTAALWTQQVAAYIGPQETCVHEGRMAAAFNLPMISYYCTHRDPSNKADFPTFARTRPPDTQISKSVVALLLAFNWTQVSFLYLDDASGQYQPVAETILSTLGEAGVSIRDVRTWNTIYHHGFMDNPFEALVEQTFANTRIYLILGHYYEHVGLMMSLQKRGLLSRGDYFVIGIDIEQYDPAKPEKYLRGLLLEDVEPLAVQAFQSYLAIVPTASVSFATFANEVNKYMERPPFNFPNPLGPFGGVKQISAEAAYLYDAVHLYAKAVLEVLDSGGRPRNGSAIVAAIKGSRYRSAMGYHVYIDENGDAAGNYTVLARGTVRNGRNQTVLGLRPVGTFIHRNSSFSSISQALPDLKLFSPIEWVGGSRPAAAPRCGFGGEKCVNYTGEISAAIAGGTLLLLSLVSLVLYRNWRYEQELDSLLWKIDFREVQIHENEREQQSQKQTRSTHPLIRTSQVSLSSNPDADFRYTTIFTPIGLYKGQLYAIKKVRKKSVDITREMKKELKLLRDARHDNICAFIGACTDPPNICIISEYCTRGSLKDILENEDVKLDNMFIASMVADIIRGVIYLHDSPIRFHGALCTSNCLVDSRWVVKLTDFGLFAFKQGIEDSSTDMQHMSAKCLKLLYRAPELLRQGPSSLVMGTQRGDAYSFGILLYEMHVRRGPFGETGLTPMQCLQKVLQPQDQLNPYRPSLQPLETAFDCVSECLRECWAERPEDRPDFKTIRTKLRPLRKGMRPNIFDNMMAMMEKYANNLEALVDDRTDQLQEEKKKTDALLHEMLPRCVADQLKKGHKVDPEHYEQVSIYFSDIVGFTAMSAECTPLQVVDFLNDLYTCFDSIIGHYDVYKVETIGDAYMVVSGLPLRNGDLHAAEIATMSLHLLSAVAEFKIRHRPTNRLLLRIGIHSGPVCAGVVGLKMPRYCLFGDTVNTASRMESSGVPLKIHCSWQCRQLLERLGGYHFQDRGVIAMKGKGDQRTYWLLGEDEEARTRRTYERSQRRGSRALNKFIQGTIKQAQEQANDYGIRSSLKQKTLPRNSLTRSSSLESPKKLRFAAGSLLEHHRYHSDEALLEVDSYTGLRRSSGGSTQSRYEETTLSLTISCQSIEIVGGQQHSKRRPSSYPTANTPLLMNHVEV comes from the exons ATGTTTGCACACCCCTGTCCTGCGCCAGCTGGAAACTACCAAACAGAACTGCTGCATCCACtgctcctccttctcctcGTCCTCAGCCCTTTCCGGCCCACTTATGGAGAGGTCTTCACGCTGGGCTACCTCACGGCCTCGCAACGGCGACCGGGTAACCTGGACTACAATCGACCCGGCCTCACCATCTCCGGCGCCATCTCGCTGGCGGTGGAGGAGGTGAATGCCGGCCGCCTTCGGGAACGGGGTCACTCCCTACAGTTTGTGGTGGCGGAGACTTACGGCGAGGAGGTGGTCAGCATCCGGCAGACGGCGGCCCTGTGGACTCAGCAGGTGGCCGCCTACATTGGCCCCCAGGAAACTTGCGTCCACGAAGGACGCATGGCAGCCGCTTTTAATCTGCCCATGATATCTTAT TATTGCACCCACCGTGATCCCTCGAACAAGGCTGATTTCCCCacctttgcgaggacacgacCGCCGGACACCCAGATCTCCAAGTCCGTGGTGGCCCTTTTGCTGGCCTTCAACTGGACGCAAGTGAGCTTTCTGTACTTGGACGATGCCAGTGGTCAATATCAACCCGTGGCCGAGACCATCCTTAGTACTCTTGGGGAAGCTGGCGTTAGTATACGGGACGTTCGCACCTGGAACACCATCTACCATCACGGATTTATGGACAATCCTTTCGAGGCGCTGGTGGAACAGACCTTTGCCAACACGAGGA TCTATCTCATTCTGGGCCACTATTATGAGCACGTTGGCCTGATGATGAGTCTCCAGAAGAGGGGTCTTCTATCTCGGGGTGATTATTTCGTCATAGGCATTGACATCGAGCAGTACGATCCCGCCAAACCAGAAAAGTATCTGCGAGGACTCCTGCTGGAGGATGTGGAGCCCTTGGCCGTGCAGGCCTTTCAGTCCTATCTGGCCATTGTGCCCACCGCCTCCGTCTCCTTTGCCACTTTTGCCAATGAG GTCAACAAATATATGGAGCGACCGCCATTCAATTTCCCCAATCCGCTGGGTCCCTTTGGTGGCGTAAAGCAG ATAAGCGCCGAGGCTGCCTATCTCTATGATGCCGTGCATCTGTATGCCAAGGCTGTGCTGGAAGTCCTGGACTCGGGCGGAAGGCCCAGGAATGGAAGCGCCATTGTGGCGGCCATCAAGGGCTCCCGATATCGCAGCGCCATGGG CTATCACGTTTATATCGATGAGAATGGCGATGCGGCTGGAAATTATACAGTATTAGCCAGGGGAACAGTGCGGAATGGTCGCAATCAGACGGTTCTGGGCCTGCGACCCGTGGGCACCTTCATCCACCGGAACAGCAGCTTCAGCAGCATCAGCCAGGCACTGCCC GATCTCAAACTGTTTAGCCCCATTGAATGGGTGGGTGGTTCGCGGCCAGCAGCTGCCCCTCGCTGCGGATTTGGTGGCGAGAAGTGCGTCA ATTACACTGGCGAAATTTCGGCGGCCATTGCAGGAGGTACTCTATTGCTGCTCAGCTTGGTGTCACTGGTCCTCTATCGCAACTGGCGCTACGAACAGGAACTGGACAGTCTGCTCTGGAAAATAGACTTTCGCGAGGTGCAGATCCATGAGAACGAGAGGGAGCAGCAAAGTCAGAAGCAGACGCGC TCCACCCATCCGCTGATCCGCACCAGCCAGGTGAGCCTGAGTTCCAATCCGGACGCCGACTTCCGCTACACGACCATCTTCACGCCCATTGGACTGTACAAAGGTCAGCTGTATGCCATCAAGAAGGTGCGAAAGAAGAGTGTCGACATCACGCGGGAGATGAAGAAGGAGCTTAAGCTG CTACGAGATGCCCGGCACGATAACATATGTGCCTTTATAGGCGCCTGCACGGATCCCCCAAATATCTGCATCATCAGCGAGTATTGCACCCGAGGCAGTCTTAAG GACATTCTGGAGAACGAGGACGTCAAGCTGGACAACATGTTCATTGCCTCCATGGTGGCGGACATTATACGC GGCGTCATCTATTTGCACGACTCGCCCATTCGATTCCACGGCGCCCTGTGCACTTCCAACTGCCTGGTGGACTCCCGATGGGTGGTCAAGCTGACGGACTTTGGCCTCTTTGCCTTCAAACAGGGCATCGAGGATAGCTCTACGGATATGCAGCACATGTCGGCCAAATGTCTGA AGCTTCTTTATCGGGCTCCGGAGCTGCTGAGACAGGGACCATCTTCCCTGGTGATGGGCACCCAGCGCGGGGATGCCTACTCCTTTGGCATCCTGCTGTATGAGATGCATGTGCGAAGGGGACCCTTTGGGGAGACGGGTCTAACACCTATGCAATGTCTCCAGAAGGTCCTTCAGCCCCAGGATCAACTTAATCCATACAGACCCTCTTTGCAACCCCTGGAAACAGCCTTCGACTGCGTCAGCGAGTGTCTAAGGGAATGCTGGGCAGAGAGGCCAGAGGATCGTCCGGATTTCAAAACCATCCGGACCAAGCTGAGACCACTGCGCAAAGGAATGAGACCCAACATCTTCGACAACATGATGGCCATGATGGAGAAGTATGCCAATAATCTGGAGGCCCTGGTCGATGATCGCACGGATCAGTTGCAGGAGGAGAAAAAGAAGACGGATGCCCTGCTCCACGAGATGCTGCCACGCTGTGTGGCTGATCAGTTAAAGAAGGGTCATAAGGTGGACCCGGAGCACTACGAACAGGTCAGCATCTACTTCAGCGACATTGTGGGCTTCACAGCCATGTCCGCCGAGTGCACACCATTGCAGGTGGTGGATTTCCTCAATGATCTGTACACCTGTTTCGACTCCATCATTGGTCACTACGATGTTTATAAGGTTGAGACTATAGGCGATGCATATATGGTGGTTTCGGGACTTCCGCTGCGAAATGGTGACCTGCACGCAGCTGAAATAGCCACCATGTCGTTGCACCTGCTAAGTGCCGTTGCCGAGTTCAAGATTCGCCATCGACCCACCAATCGGTTGCTCCTTCGGATTGGCATTCACTCAGGACCTGTTTGTGCCGGCGTGGTGGGCCTAAAGATGCCCCGCTACTGCCTCTTTGGGGATACTGTGAACACGGCATCCCGGATGGAGTCCAGTGGTGTCCCGTTGAAGATCCACTGCAGTTGGCAGTGCAGACAGCTGCTGGAGCGACTGGGAGGCTATCACTTCCAGGACCGAGGAGTCATCGCCATGAAGGGCAAGGGTGACCAGCGAACCTATTGGTTGCTGGGGGAGGATGAAGAGGCTCGCACTAGACGCACCTACGAGCGATCCCAGAGGAGGGGATCCAGGGCGCTCAACAAGTTCATCCAGGGAACCATCAAGCAGGCCCAGGAACAGGCCAATGACTATGGGATACGCTCTTCACTCAAGCAAAAGACTCTACCCCGAAACTCCTTGACCCGCTCCTCCAGCCTGGAGTCGCCTAAGAAGCTAAGATTTGCGGCTGGTAGTCTCCTAGAGCATCATCGCTATCACAG TGACGAAGCTCTACTAGAAGTAGACTCCTACACGGGATTGCGAAGATCATCGGGAGGATCCACTCAATCCAGATACGAAGAGACTACCCTTTCGCTGACCATCTCCTGCCAAAGTATTGAGATCGTGGGTGGCCAACAGCACAGTAAAAGGCGACCCTCCTCATATCCCACTGCCAATACACCGCTGCTCATGAACCATGTGGAGGTCTAA